A genome region from Eschrichtius robustus isolate mEscRob2 chromosome 4, mEscRob2.pri, whole genome shotgun sequence includes the following:
- the GIMD1 gene encoding GTPase IMAP family member GIMD1 — protein sequence MMDSNKMTINLVLFGMTQSGKSSAGNILLGSTDFHSSFAPCSVTKDCSLGRSCHFHSFMRRGGQEVTLQVQVLDTPGYPHSRLSKKHVKQEVREALAHHFGQEGLHLALLVQRVDVPLCEQEESSPVQMIQELLGHAWKNYTAILFTHAEKIEEAGLNEDEYLHEASDTLLTLLNSIQRRYIFQYKKGNSLNEQRLKILERIIEFIKENCYQVLTFK from the exons ATGATGGACTCCAATAAGATGACCATCAACTTGGTTCTCTTTGGCATGACTCAAAGTGGAAAAAGTTCTGCTGGGAACATTCTTCTGGGAAGCACTGACTTCCACAGCAGCTTTGCTCCATGTTCTGTGACCAAAGATTGCAGTCTGGGCCGCAGCTGTCACTTCCACAGCTTCATGCGTCGAGGCGGGCAAGAGGTAACCCTGCAGGTCCAGGTGCTGGACACTCCAGGTTATCCGCACAGCAGGCTGAGCAAGAAGCATGTGAAGCAGGAGGTCAGGGAGGCCCTGGCACATCACTTCGGGCAAGAGGGTCTGCACCTTGCACTGCTGGTCCAGAGGGTGGATGTGCCTCTATGTGAACAGGAAGAATCTTCCCCAGTCCAGATGATCCAG GAACTTCTGGGACATGCTTGGAAGAATTACACTGCCATTCTTTTCACCCATGCAGAAAAAATCGAAGAGGCTGGGCTCAATGAAGATGAATACTTACATGAGGCCTCTGATACACTGCTAACCCTACTAAATTCTATTCAGCGCAGATATATTTTCCAGTATAAAAAAGGAAACTCGCTTAATGAACAAAGACTAAAAATCTTAGAAAGGATCAtagaatttataaaagaaaattgttACCAAGTTCTTACCTTTAAATGA